Proteins from a single region of Candidatus Scalindua japonica:
- a CDS encoding response regulator, whose protein sequence is MKEKILVVDDMKSLALMLEIYLSNAGYDVSTSYSFTEARQELSKTDFNLVLTDVDLGEGKTGIDILKEVKKTNPTCHVIIITANRDYMVASDARLFGAYDYLLKPVEFEGLLYTVSMALRYKKNSNGNANSGEQYLGNPCPNIDELKNNYKKIY, encoded by the coding sequence ATGAAAGAAAAAATACTTGTAGTTGATGACATGAAAAGCTTAGCACTTATGCTTGAGATTTATCTTTCGAACGCGGGATATGATGTTTCTACATCTTATAGTTTTACTGAGGCGAGGCAGGAATTAAGTAAAACTGATTTTAATCTAGTTCTCACGGACGTAGATCTGGGAGAAGGCAAGACAGGTATCGATATCTTAAAAGAAGTAAAAAAAACAAATCCAACATGCCATGTGATAATAATTACTGCGAATAGAGACTATATGGTAGCATCTGATGCCAGACTATTTGGAGCCTATGATTATTTGTTGAAACCTGTGGAATTTGAAGGTCTGCTGTACACAGTCAGTATGGCGTTGCGATATAAAAAAAATTCTAACGGCAATGCCAATAGCGGTGAACAGTATTTGGGAAACCCGTGTCCTAATATTGACGAACTGAAAAATAATTATAAGAAAATTTATTGA
- a CDS encoding sigma 54-interacting transcriptional regulator, whose translation MKARILIIDDEKHIRFTVKEFLLKDGYDVSAVENFDEALKILNTECIDVVLTDIVLEGKTGIDLLRVVNEKHLNCPVIVFTGYPNLESASESVRLGAYDYMAKPVKKEALLRVIGMALRHKTLVEEKNSSHANLKAIFQSVTDAIITVDKDLKVIELNDAAKTICGFSREEVMGKSIDSIPKTCCGHCVDAIKKTILEKRPLEIYRTECMHQTRKGQLVTLKTFPLTDGIDGCVIVVKDETHIFNLEKELEGRQRFYNSIGKDKEMQAIYSLIENLQNIDTTVLLTGESGTGKGLIAEAIHNGGVRRQGPLIKVDCSALTETLLESELFGHVKGSFTSAISDKEGRFQKADGGTIFLDEIGDASLSVQQRLLKVIQEKEFERVGDATPIKVDVRVVAATNQNLQEEVRLKRFRKDLYYRLNIVEISIPPLRDRKADIPLLVEHFIKMFRKKINKDINELSSDVYNLFMNYEWPGNIRELQNAIEHSFIVCNKTVITVEDLPKEFREIKTTRSMGEKSCGHDRILQALEKTHWNKASAAKLLGISRRSVYNKIKEYNIRPEKSSM comes from the coding sequence ATGAAAGCAAGAATCCTGATAATTGATGATGAGAAACACATCAGGTTTACCGTAAAGGAATTTCTTTTAAAAGACGGTTATGATGTGTCTGCAGTTGAGAATTTTGACGAGGCATTGAAAATACTTAATACGGAATGTATAGACGTTGTACTGACGGATATCGTTTTAGAAGGCAAGACCGGCATTGATCTCTTAAGAGTGGTTAATGAAAAACACTTAAACTGTCCAGTGATCGTGTTTACAGGATACCCGAATTTAGAGAGTGCTTCTGAGTCGGTTCGTCTTGGAGCCTATGACTATATGGCAAAGCCGGTAAAAAAAGAGGCACTGTTGCGTGTTATCGGCATGGCTTTAAGGCATAAGACTCTGGTTGAAGAAAAAAACAGTAGCCATGCTAATCTAAAAGCTATTTTTCAGAGCGTTACAGACGCCATAATAACTGTGGATAAGGATTTGAAGGTTATTGAGCTTAATGATGCGGCAAAAACCATATGTGGTTTTTCACGCGAAGAAGTTATGGGAAAATCAATCGATTCTATTCCAAAGACGTGCTGCGGGCATTGTGTTGATGCCATTAAAAAAACTATTCTGGAGAAACGGCCTTTAGAAATTTATCGAACAGAATGTATGCATCAAACTCGTAAAGGACAGTTGGTCACTCTGAAAACATTTCCTTTAACAGATGGTATAGATGGTTGTGTTATTGTGGTCAAAGATGAAACTCATATATTTAATCTGGAAAAAGAGTTAGAAGGGCGACAACGTTTTTACAATAGTATAGGCAAAGACAAAGAAATGCAGGCCATCTACTCATTGATAGAGAACTTACAGAATATAGATACCACTGTTCTCCTTACGGGAGAAAGTGGCACCGGGAAAGGGCTTATAGCTGAAGCGATACATAACGGCGGCGTACGTCGTCAAGGACCATTAATAAAGGTGGATTGTTCCGCGCTGACAGAAACCCTCCTTGAAAGTGAACTTTTCGGACACGTCAAAGGCTCTTTTACGAGTGCTATCTCGGACAAAGAAGGCAGGTTCCAAAAAGCTGATGGCGGAACGATATTTCTGGATGAGATTGGTGACGCATCTTTGAGTGTGCAGCAGAGACTACTTAAGGTGATCCAGGAAAAAGAGTTTGAGCGGGTAGGTGATGCTACTCCAATCAAGGTAGATGTGCGTGTAGTTGCAGCAACCAATCAAAACCTGCAAGAAGAAGTCAGGCTCAAAAGATTCCGCAAAGATCTCTATTATAGATTAAATATAGTAGAGATATCCATACCTCCGCTCCGGGATAGAAAAGCTGACATACCACTTCTGGTAGAACATTTTATAAAAATGTTTAGAAAAAAGATAAATAAGGATATCAATGAATTATCGAGTGACGTCTACAACCTTTTTATGAATTACGAGTGGCCGGGAAATATCAGAGAGCTTCAGAATGCGATAGAGCACTCCTTTATTGTCTGCAATAAGACGGTAATTACCGTTGAAGACCTTCCAAAAGAGTTTAGAGAGATAAAGACTACTCGTTCGATGGGAGAAAAGAGTTGCGGGCATGACAGAATATTACAGGCGCTGGAAAAAACTCATTGGAATAAGGCGAGTGCTGCCAAATTGCTTGGTATATCCCGGAGATCCGTCTATAACAAAATTAAAGAGTATAATATACGTCCTGAAAAATCCTCCATGTAA
- a CDS encoding Hsp20/alpha crystallin family protein, whose protein sequence is MLLPGALEALLDLQETIDRTFDTGFFDGAISSRGVYPPVNIFKKNGDMVLVAELPGVKKKDLNIEAKGNTIRLAGERTIEYDKNVSYHRVERKSSKFDRTLKLQANLEPNKVKAEYKDGLLVIWMPCAESDKPKQITIQ, encoded by the coding sequence ATGTTATTACCAGGAGCACTGGAAGCTTTATTAGATCTGCAGGAAACGATCGACCGTACGTTTGATACCGGTTTTTTTGATGGAGCAATTAGCAGCCGAGGAGTGTATCCGCCAGTTAACATCTTTAAAAAGAATGGGGATATGGTTCTCGTTGCTGAATTGCCTGGGGTAAAAAAGAAGGACCTGAACATAGAAGCAAAAGGGAATACAATACGACTCGCGGGGGAGCGTACAATAGAGTACGATAAGAATGTGAGTTATCACCGTGTCGAACGGAAATCTTCGAAATTTGACAGGACATTGAAACTGCAAGCTAACCTGGAACCGAATAAGGTTAAAGCTGAGTATAAAGACGGCTTATTAGTGATCTGGATGCCGTGTGCAGAGTCAGATAAACCAAAACAAATTACAATCCAATAA